A region from the Mustela erminea isolate mMusErm1 chromosome 10, mMusErm1.Pri, whole genome shotgun sequence genome encodes:
- the ZFP69 gene encoding zinc finger protein 69 homolog isoform X5, with protein sequence MKSRLGPEQQNPRDYTCACKRRGGAEGERESGYQLSKPSVISQLEKGQEPWMTEKEGPEDPSSGETKTDSRTKTETDASTAKNSILQEQFYHGIMMEGFLRDDGIYSTLRKVSKYAGDLESHQETHGRDGRQAILTHKKSGQETNKFGENIVSSNVIIEQRHRKCDTPRKRNKYKLDLINHPSYIRTKTYECNICEKNFKQPIHLTEHMRIHTGEKPFRCKECGRAFSQSASLTTHQRIHTGEKPFECEECGKAFRHRSSLNQHHRTHTGEKPYVCDKCQKAFSQNISLIQHLRTHSGEKPFTCNECGKTFRQVRHLSEHIRIHTGEKPYACTACCKTFSHRAYLTHHQRIHTGERPYKCKECGKAFRQRIHLSNHKTVHTGVKAYECSRCGKAYRHDSSFKKHQRHHTGEKPYECNECGKAFSYNSSLSRHHEIHRRNAFRNNV encoded by the exons ATGAAGTCACGTCTGGGTCCCGAGCAGCAGAATCCCAG agATTACACGTGTGCATGCAAgcggagaggaggggcagagggagagagagaatcag GATATCAACTTTCCAAACCTAGTGTGATATCCCAGTtggagaaaggacaagaaccatggatgacagagaaagaaggcCCAGAAGATCCCAGTTCCGGTGAGACTAAGACAG aCTCGAGGACTAAAACAGAAACCGATGCATCAACTGCAAAGAACAGCATTTTACAGGAACAGTTTTATCATGGCATTATGATGGAAGGGTTCCTGAGAGATGATGGCATTTATTCCACACTGAGAAAAGTCTCTAAATATGCTGGTGACTTAGAAAGCCACCAGGAAACCCATGGGAGAGATGGAAGACAAGCCATCCTGACCCACAAGAAGAGTGGCCAAGAAACTAacaaatttggggaaaatattgTCAGTTCAAACGTTATTATAGAGCAGAGGCACCGTAAATGTGATACACCTAGAAAGAGGAACAAATACAAGTTAGACCTGATCAATCATCCGAGTTACATAAGAACAAAAACCTATGAATGTAACATATGTGAAAAAAACTTCAAACAACCCATTCATCTCACTGAACACATGAGAATTCATACTGGTGAAAAGCCTTTCAGGTGTAAGGAGTGTGGAAGGGCCTTCAGTCAAAGTGCATCCCTGACTACGCACCAGAGGATccatactggtgagaaaccctTTGAATGTGAAGAATGTGGCAAAGCTTTCCGACATCGCTCATCTCTTAATCAGCATCACAgaactcacactggagagaaaccctacgTGTGCGATAAATGTCAGAAAGCTTTCAGCCAGAACATCAGCTTGATCCAGCATCTGAGAACTCATTCTGGAGAGAAACCCTTTACgtgcaatgaatgtgggaaaaccttcCGGCAGGTCAGGCACCTTAGTGAACACATAAGAAttcacactggggagaagccctacGCATGCACCGCGTGTTGTAAAACCTTTAGTCATAGAGCGTATCTAACACATCACCAGAGAATCCATACTGGGGAGAGACCCTACAAATgcaaggaatgtgggaaagcctttaggCAGAGGATACACCTTAGCAACCATAAAACTGTTCATACAGGAGTGAAAGCATATGAatgcagccgctgtggaaaagCCTACCGGCATGATTCCTCCTTTAAGAAACATCAGAGACACCACACTGGAGAAAAACCGTATGAGTGTAATGAGTGTGGAAAAGCCTTCAGCTATAACTCATCACTTAGCCGACACCATGAGATACACAGGAGGAATGCCTTTCGAAATAACGTGTGA
- the ZFP69 gene encoding zinc finger protein 69 homolog isoform X3 — protein sequence MLQQLLITLPTEASTWVKLRHPKKAKEVAPLWEDVTKMFEGEALLSQDADETQEESLKDEVTSGSRAAESQELLTFKDISVDFTQEEWGQLPLAHRNLYREVMLENYGNLVSVAGYQLSKPSVISQLEKGQEPWMTEKEGPEDPSSDSRTKTETDASTAKNSILQEQFYHGIMMEGFLRDDGIYSTLRKVSKYAGDLESHQETHGRDGRQAILTHKKSGQETNKFGENIVSSNVIIEQRHRKCDTPRKRNKYKLDLINHPSYIRTKTYECNICEKNFKQPIHLTEHMRIHTGEKPFRCKECGRAFSQSASLTTHQRIHTGEKPFECEECGKAFRHRSSLNQHHRTHTGEKPYVCDKCQKAFSQNISLIQHLRTHSGEKPFTCNECGKTFRQVRHLSEHIRIHTGEKPYACTACCKTFSHRAYLTHHQRIHTGERPYKCKECGKAFRQRIHLSNHKTVHTGVKAYECSRCGKAYRHDSSFKKHQRHHTGEKPYECNECGKAFSYNSSLSRHHEIHRRNAFRNNV from the exons CGCTGCTGTCTCAGGATGCCGATGAGACCCAGGAAGAAAGTTTGAAGGATGAAGTCACGTCTGGGTCCCGAGCAGCAGAATCCCAG GAACTGTTGACCTTCAAGGACATATCGGTGGACTTCACCCAGGAGGAATGGGGACAACTGCCCCTTGCTCACCGGAATCTGTACCGGgaggtgatgctggagaactaTGGGAACTTGGTCTCAGTGG cAGGATATCAACTTTCCAAACCTAGTGTGATATCCCAGTtggagaaaggacaagaaccatggatgacagagaaagaaggcCCAGAAGATCCCAGTTCCG aCTCGAGGACTAAAACAGAAACCGATGCATCAACTGCAAAGAACAGCATTTTACAGGAACAGTTTTATCATGGCATTATGATGGAAGGGTTCCTGAGAGATGATGGCATTTATTCCACACTGAGAAAAGTCTCTAAATATGCTGGTGACTTAGAAAGCCACCAGGAAACCCATGGGAGAGATGGAAGACAAGCCATCCTGACCCACAAGAAGAGTGGCCAAGAAACTAacaaatttggggaaaatattgTCAGTTCAAACGTTATTATAGAGCAGAGGCACCGTAAATGTGATACACCTAGAAAGAGGAACAAATACAAGTTAGACCTGATCAATCATCCGAGTTACATAAGAACAAAAACCTATGAATGTAACATATGTGAAAAAAACTTCAAACAACCCATTCATCTCACTGAACACATGAGAATTCATACTGGTGAAAAGCCTTTCAGGTGTAAGGAGTGTGGAAGGGCCTTCAGTCAAAGTGCATCCCTGACTACGCACCAGAGGATccatactggtgagaaaccctTTGAATGTGAAGAATGTGGCAAAGCTTTCCGACATCGCTCATCTCTTAATCAGCATCACAgaactcacactggagagaaaccctacgTGTGCGATAAATGTCAGAAAGCTTTCAGCCAGAACATCAGCTTGATCCAGCATCTGAGAACTCATTCTGGAGAGAAACCCTTTACgtgcaatgaatgtgggaaaaccttcCGGCAGGTCAGGCACCTTAGTGAACACATAAGAAttcacactggggagaagccctacGCATGCACCGCGTGTTGTAAAACCTTTAGTCATAGAGCGTATCTAACACATCACCAGAGAATCCATACTGGGGAGAGACCCTACAAATgcaaggaatgtgggaaagcctttaggCAGAGGATACACCTTAGCAACCATAAAACTGTTCATACAGGAGTGAAAGCATATGAatgcagccgctgtggaaaagCCTACCGGCATGATTCCTCCTTTAAGAAACATCAGAGACACCACACTGGAGAAAAACCGTATGAGTGTAATGAGTGTGGAAAAGCCTTCAGCTATAACTCATCACTTAGCCGACACCATGAGATACACAGGAGGAATGCCTTTCGAAATAACGTGTGA
- the ZFP69 gene encoding zinc finger protein 69 homolog isoform X2, which translates to MLQQLLITLPTEASTWVKLRHPKKAKEVAPLWEDVTKMFEGEALLSQDADETQEESLKDEVTSGSRAAESQELLTFKDISVDFTQEEWGQLPLAHRNLYREVMLENYGNLVSVGYQLSKPSVISQLEKGQEPWMTEKEGPEDPSSGETKTDSRTKTETDASTAKNSILQEQFYHGIMMEGFLRDDGIYSTLRKVSKYAGDLESHQETHGRDGRQAILTHKKSGQETNKFGENIVSSNVIIEQRHRKCDTPRKRNKYKLDLINHPSYIRTKTYECNICEKNFKQPIHLTEHMRIHTGEKPFRCKECGRAFSQSASLTTHQRIHTGEKPFECEECGKAFRHRSSLNQHHRTHTGEKPYVCDKCQKAFSQNISLIQHLRTHSGEKPFTCNECGKTFRQVRHLSEHIRIHTGEKPYACTACCKTFSHRAYLTHHQRIHTGERPYKCKECGKAFRQRIHLSNHKTVHTGVKAYECSRCGKAYRHDSSFKKHQRHHTGEKPYECNECGKAFSYNSSLSRHHEIHRRNAFRNNV; encoded by the exons CGCTGCTGTCTCAGGATGCCGATGAGACCCAGGAAGAAAGTTTGAAGGATGAAGTCACGTCTGGGTCCCGAGCAGCAGAATCCCAG GAACTGTTGACCTTCAAGGACATATCGGTGGACTTCACCCAGGAGGAATGGGGACAACTGCCCCTTGCTCACCGGAATCTGTACCGGgaggtgatgctggagaactaTGGGAACTTGGTCTCAGTGG GATATCAACTTTCCAAACCTAGTGTGATATCCCAGTtggagaaaggacaagaaccatggatgacagagaaagaaggcCCAGAAGATCCCAGTTCCGGTGAGACTAAGACAG aCTCGAGGACTAAAACAGAAACCGATGCATCAACTGCAAAGAACAGCATTTTACAGGAACAGTTTTATCATGGCATTATGATGGAAGGGTTCCTGAGAGATGATGGCATTTATTCCACACTGAGAAAAGTCTCTAAATATGCTGGTGACTTAGAAAGCCACCAGGAAACCCATGGGAGAGATGGAAGACAAGCCATCCTGACCCACAAGAAGAGTGGCCAAGAAACTAacaaatttggggaaaatattgTCAGTTCAAACGTTATTATAGAGCAGAGGCACCGTAAATGTGATACACCTAGAAAGAGGAACAAATACAAGTTAGACCTGATCAATCATCCGAGTTACATAAGAACAAAAACCTATGAATGTAACATATGTGAAAAAAACTTCAAACAACCCATTCATCTCACTGAACACATGAGAATTCATACTGGTGAAAAGCCTTTCAGGTGTAAGGAGTGTGGAAGGGCCTTCAGTCAAAGTGCATCCCTGACTACGCACCAGAGGATccatactggtgagaaaccctTTGAATGTGAAGAATGTGGCAAAGCTTTCCGACATCGCTCATCTCTTAATCAGCATCACAgaactcacactggagagaaaccctacgTGTGCGATAAATGTCAGAAAGCTTTCAGCCAGAACATCAGCTTGATCCAGCATCTGAGAACTCATTCTGGAGAGAAACCCTTTACgtgcaatgaatgtgggaaaaccttcCGGCAGGTCAGGCACCTTAGTGAACACATAAGAAttcacactggggagaagccctacGCATGCACCGCGTGTTGTAAAACCTTTAGTCATAGAGCGTATCTAACACATCACCAGAGAATCCATACTGGGGAGAGACCCTACAAATgcaaggaatgtgggaaagcctttaggCAGAGGATACACCTTAGCAACCATAAAACTGTTCATACAGGAGTGAAAGCATATGAatgcagccgctgtggaaaagCCTACCGGCATGATTCCTCCTTTAAGAAACATCAGAGACACCACACTGGAGAAAAACCGTATGAGTGTAATGAGTGTGGAAAAGCCTTCAGCTATAACTCATCACTTAGCCGACACCATGAGATACACAGGAGGAATGCCTTTCGAAATAACGTGTGA
- the ZFP69 gene encoding zinc finger protein 69 homolog isoform X1: MLQQLLITLPTEASTWVKLRHPKKAKEVAPLWEDVTKMFEGEALLSQDADETQEESLKDEVTSGSRAAESQELLTFKDISVDFTQEEWGQLPLAHRNLYREVMLENYGNLVSVAGYQLSKPSVISQLEKGQEPWMTEKEGPEDPSSGETKTDSRTKTETDASTAKNSILQEQFYHGIMMEGFLRDDGIYSTLRKVSKYAGDLESHQETHGRDGRQAILTHKKSGQETNKFGENIVSSNVIIEQRHRKCDTPRKRNKYKLDLINHPSYIRTKTYECNICEKNFKQPIHLTEHMRIHTGEKPFRCKECGRAFSQSASLTTHQRIHTGEKPFECEECGKAFRHRSSLNQHHRTHTGEKPYVCDKCQKAFSQNISLIQHLRTHSGEKPFTCNECGKTFRQVRHLSEHIRIHTGEKPYACTACCKTFSHRAYLTHHQRIHTGERPYKCKECGKAFRQRIHLSNHKTVHTGVKAYECSRCGKAYRHDSSFKKHQRHHTGEKPYECNECGKAFSYNSSLSRHHEIHRRNAFRNNV, translated from the exons CGCTGCTGTCTCAGGATGCCGATGAGACCCAGGAAGAAAGTTTGAAGGATGAAGTCACGTCTGGGTCCCGAGCAGCAGAATCCCAG GAACTGTTGACCTTCAAGGACATATCGGTGGACTTCACCCAGGAGGAATGGGGACAACTGCCCCTTGCTCACCGGAATCTGTACCGGgaggtgatgctggagaactaTGGGAACTTGGTCTCAGTGG cAGGATATCAACTTTCCAAACCTAGTGTGATATCCCAGTtggagaaaggacaagaaccatggatgacagagaaagaaggcCCAGAAGATCCCAGTTCCGGTGAGACTAAGACAG aCTCGAGGACTAAAACAGAAACCGATGCATCAACTGCAAAGAACAGCATTTTACAGGAACAGTTTTATCATGGCATTATGATGGAAGGGTTCCTGAGAGATGATGGCATTTATTCCACACTGAGAAAAGTCTCTAAATATGCTGGTGACTTAGAAAGCCACCAGGAAACCCATGGGAGAGATGGAAGACAAGCCATCCTGACCCACAAGAAGAGTGGCCAAGAAACTAacaaatttggggaaaatattgTCAGTTCAAACGTTATTATAGAGCAGAGGCACCGTAAATGTGATACACCTAGAAAGAGGAACAAATACAAGTTAGACCTGATCAATCATCCGAGTTACATAAGAACAAAAACCTATGAATGTAACATATGTGAAAAAAACTTCAAACAACCCATTCATCTCACTGAACACATGAGAATTCATACTGGTGAAAAGCCTTTCAGGTGTAAGGAGTGTGGAAGGGCCTTCAGTCAAAGTGCATCCCTGACTACGCACCAGAGGATccatactggtgagaaaccctTTGAATGTGAAGAATGTGGCAAAGCTTTCCGACATCGCTCATCTCTTAATCAGCATCACAgaactcacactggagagaaaccctacgTGTGCGATAAATGTCAGAAAGCTTTCAGCCAGAACATCAGCTTGATCCAGCATCTGAGAACTCATTCTGGAGAGAAACCCTTTACgtgcaatgaatgtgggaaaaccttcCGGCAGGTCAGGCACCTTAGTGAACACATAAGAAttcacactggggagaagccctacGCATGCACCGCGTGTTGTAAAACCTTTAGTCATAGAGCGTATCTAACACATCACCAGAGAATCCATACTGGGGAGAGACCCTACAAATgcaaggaatgtgggaaagcctttaggCAGAGGATACACCTTAGCAACCATAAAACTGTTCATACAGGAGTGAAAGCATATGAatgcagccgctgtggaaaagCCTACCGGCATGATTCCTCCTTTAAGAAACATCAGAGACACCACACTGGAGAAAAACCGTATGAGTGTAATGAGTGTGGAAAAGCCTTCAGCTATAACTCATCACTTAGCCGACACCATGAGATACACAGGAGGAATGCCTTTCGAAATAACGTGTGA
- the ZFP69 gene encoding zinc finger protein 69 homolog isoform X4, protein MLQQLLITLPTEASTWVKLRHPKKAKEVAPLWEDVTKMFEGEALLSQDADETQEESLKDEVTSGSRAAESQELLTFKDISVDFTQEEWGQLPLAHRNLYREVMLENYGNLVSVGYQLSKPSVISQLEKGQEPWMTEKEGPEDPSSDSRTKTETDASTAKNSILQEQFYHGIMMEGFLRDDGIYSTLRKVSKYAGDLESHQETHGRDGRQAILTHKKSGQETNKFGENIVSSNVIIEQRHRKCDTPRKRNKYKLDLINHPSYIRTKTYECNICEKNFKQPIHLTEHMRIHTGEKPFRCKECGRAFSQSASLTTHQRIHTGEKPFECEECGKAFRHRSSLNQHHRTHTGEKPYVCDKCQKAFSQNISLIQHLRTHSGEKPFTCNECGKTFRQVRHLSEHIRIHTGEKPYACTACCKTFSHRAYLTHHQRIHTGERPYKCKECGKAFRQRIHLSNHKTVHTGVKAYECSRCGKAYRHDSSFKKHQRHHTGEKPYECNECGKAFSYNSSLSRHHEIHRRNAFRNNV, encoded by the exons CGCTGCTGTCTCAGGATGCCGATGAGACCCAGGAAGAAAGTTTGAAGGATGAAGTCACGTCTGGGTCCCGAGCAGCAGAATCCCAG GAACTGTTGACCTTCAAGGACATATCGGTGGACTTCACCCAGGAGGAATGGGGACAACTGCCCCTTGCTCACCGGAATCTGTACCGGgaggtgatgctggagaactaTGGGAACTTGGTCTCAGTGG GATATCAACTTTCCAAACCTAGTGTGATATCCCAGTtggagaaaggacaagaaccatggatgacagagaaagaaggcCCAGAAGATCCCAGTTCCG aCTCGAGGACTAAAACAGAAACCGATGCATCAACTGCAAAGAACAGCATTTTACAGGAACAGTTTTATCATGGCATTATGATGGAAGGGTTCCTGAGAGATGATGGCATTTATTCCACACTGAGAAAAGTCTCTAAATATGCTGGTGACTTAGAAAGCCACCAGGAAACCCATGGGAGAGATGGAAGACAAGCCATCCTGACCCACAAGAAGAGTGGCCAAGAAACTAacaaatttggggaaaatattgTCAGTTCAAACGTTATTATAGAGCAGAGGCACCGTAAATGTGATACACCTAGAAAGAGGAACAAATACAAGTTAGACCTGATCAATCATCCGAGTTACATAAGAACAAAAACCTATGAATGTAACATATGTGAAAAAAACTTCAAACAACCCATTCATCTCACTGAACACATGAGAATTCATACTGGTGAAAAGCCTTTCAGGTGTAAGGAGTGTGGAAGGGCCTTCAGTCAAAGTGCATCCCTGACTACGCACCAGAGGATccatactggtgagaaaccctTTGAATGTGAAGAATGTGGCAAAGCTTTCCGACATCGCTCATCTCTTAATCAGCATCACAgaactcacactggagagaaaccctacgTGTGCGATAAATGTCAGAAAGCTTTCAGCCAGAACATCAGCTTGATCCAGCATCTGAGAACTCATTCTGGAGAGAAACCCTTTACgtgcaatgaatgtgggaaaaccttcCGGCAGGTCAGGCACCTTAGTGAACACATAAGAAttcacactggggagaagccctacGCATGCACCGCGTGTTGTAAAACCTTTAGTCATAGAGCGTATCTAACACATCACCAGAGAATCCATACTGGGGAGAGACCCTACAAATgcaaggaatgtgggaaagcctttaggCAGAGGATACACCTTAGCAACCATAAAACTGTTCATACAGGAGTGAAAGCATATGAatgcagccgctgtggaaaagCCTACCGGCATGATTCCTCCTTTAAGAAACATCAGAGACACCACACTGGAGAAAAACCGTATGAGTGTAATGAGTGTGGAAAAGCCTTCAGCTATAACTCATCACTTAGCCGACACCATGAGATACACAGGAGGAATGCCTTTCGAAATAACGTGTGA